Genomic segment of Perognathus longimembris pacificus isolate PPM17 chromosome 11, ASM2315922v1, whole genome shotgun sequence:
AAGGGAAAACTCAGAGCAAGAACCTGATATTAAACTCTTTATTTGTAATTCCAAATTGTAAATAATTATCATGAAAATCAGTAGTAAAATTAGTTCTTatgacctttttaaaaaaatgattttattgtcatggtgatgtacagagggattacagttacatatgtaaggtagtgagtatattgcttgtcaaacttgttacctcctccttcatttttctgccACTTTCTCGCCTGCCCAATCCCACTCCACCGctcctgagttgttcagtttatttccaacatattgtcttgtgagtatgtttgttgcattagttcaccttttatcctgtctcaccattttggtgttcccctacCATTCCCTAATTCATATATGCAATAGCTTTTATAGAGAAAGAGCTATTGTCATTACTCTAATCCTTTTGCTCTATTGCTCATATTTTACCAGTTGAACACCTTGTCACCATTTCCccaaatatttcattatatattttctaaaacataaaaTTTTCATAGAATTAGAAAACAACTTAAGAAAACTAATACAATGTAATTGAGTAAAGATTTTGAAAAAGAGTTTAAAATTAACAAACTTTGCAAGGTATTTAAACCATTATTTGAAAGTATGAGTATTATTAGCACATGACTATAAACAGCAGGCtttggagagaaggaaaagaaaccatTCATACTAGAATACCCTACTTTGTTTCTAGAAAAATAGGTCTCACTGTGAATGTTTTCTTCAGAGCCCTAGTGACATTCCTATTCCTAAGACTATAGATCAAAGGGTTTAACACAGGTGTGAGTATGGTGTAGAAGACTGACACCACCATGTCCTTCTCAGGGGTGTGGTAGGAGCTGGGGAGCATGTAGGTATATATGGCAGCACCATAGAAGAGAATGACCACTGTCATATGGGAAGAACAGGTGGCTAGGGCCTTCTTCCTGCCCTCTGCTGACTTCATCCTGTGAACAGTGAGGAGGATGAATGAATAGGAGCTTGAAATGACCATTATAGGGATGAGGAGCATGAGGACACAGCACAGGTACATGAGTGTCTCATAGAGAGAGGTGTCTGAGCAGGAGAGCTTCAGTACAGCAGGAACTTCACAGAAGAAGTGATGAATCTCTCTGGATTTGCAGAATGGGAAGGTCATAGTGATTGGAGTGAGCatgaagccatccacagatcccAGAAACCAGCAACCAGATGCCAGGAGGAGACAAATCTTATGGTTCAAGAGGACAGGATAACGGAGTGGatggcagatggccacatagcggtcataagaCATGGCAGCCAGGAGAAAA
This window contains:
- the LOC125359777 gene encoding olfactory receptor 2T29-like, translated to MWMDNHTAQSDFILVGLFSQSQHPALLCVVISGVFLMALCGNAVLIIVIHTDIHLHTPMYYFISQLSLMDMMYITVTVPKMLMDQITGMNRISVSECGIQMFLYLTLVGAEFFLLAAMSYDRYVAICHPLRYPVLLNHKICLLLASGCWFLGSVDGFMLTPITMTFPFCKSREIHHFFCEVPAVLKLSCSDTSLYETLMYLCCVLMLLIPIMVISSSYSFILLTVHRMKSAEGRKKALATCSSHMTVVILFYGAAIYTYMLPSSYHTPEKDMVVSVFYTILTPVLNPLIYSLRNRNVTRALKKTFTVRPIFLETK